One Spiribacter halobius DNA segment encodes these proteins:
- a CDS encoding NarK family nitrate/nitrite MFS transporter, translating to MATIATPGNRHLITDWRPEDAEFWESYGKRVATRNLWISIPCLLLAFSVWMVFSAVAVRLNSIGFTFTDNQLFWLAALPGLSGATLRIFYSFMVPIFGGRRWTVISTASLVIPALGMGLAVQSPDTPYWVFIVLALLCGFGGGNFASSMANISFFYPKSQQGTALGLNAGLGNLGVSVMQFVVPAVITTGAFAAVFGGPQELSDGGRLWLQNAGFIWVPFILLFTVLAWFGMNDLATAQASFRDQAVIFKRKHQWLMTYLYIATFGSFIGYSAGFPLLIKTQFPDVDPLQYAFLGPMVGALIRPVGGWMSDKLGGARVTFWNFVVMIAAVFGVVYFLPVLGTEGNFWGFFGMFMLLFITTGVGNGSTFRMIPVIFRNIHERGAEGQGEEARLAAIKAANKESAATLGFSSAIAAYGAFFIPKAYGTSIAVTGGPTAALYAFAIYYLTCIAVTWWFYHRRGAEAPC from the coding sequence ATGGCTACCATCGCCACCCCTGGCAACAGACACCTGATCACGGACTGGCGTCCCGAGGATGCCGAGTTCTGGGAGAGCTACGGCAAGCGGGTTGCCACCCGCAACCTCTGGATCTCCATCCCCTGCCTGCTGCTGGCCTTCTCGGTGTGGATGGTGTTCAGCGCCGTCGCCGTGCGCCTCAACAGCATCGGCTTCACCTTCACCGACAACCAGCTGTTCTGGCTCGCCGCGCTGCCCGGGCTCTCCGGAGCGACGCTGCGCATCTTCTACAGCTTCATGGTGCCGATCTTCGGCGGCCGGCGCTGGACGGTGATCAGCACCGCCTCGCTGGTGATCCCGGCGCTGGGCATGGGGCTGGCGGTGCAGAGCCCGGACACGCCCTACTGGGTGTTCATCGTCCTCGCGCTGCTTTGCGGCTTCGGCGGCGGCAACTTCGCCTCCAGCATGGCCAACATCAGCTTCTTCTACCCGAAGAGCCAGCAGGGCACGGCCCTTGGGCTGAACGCCGGGCTCGGCAACCTGGGCGTGTCGGTGATGCAGTTCGTGGTGCCGGCGGTGATCACCACCGGCGCCTTCGCCGCCGTGTTCGGCGGGCCCCAGGAGCTCTCCGACGGCGGGCGCCTGTGGCTGCAGAACGCCGGCTTCATTTGGGTGCCGTTCATCCTGCTGTTCACGGTGCTCGCCTGGTTCGGGATGAACGATCTTGCCACCGCGCAGGCCTCGTTCCGGGATCAGGCCGTCATCTTCAAGCGCAAGCACCAGTGGCTGATGACCTATCTCTACATCGCCACCTTCGGCAGCTTCATCGGCTACTCGGCGGGCTTCCCACTGCTGATCAAGACCCAGTTCCCGGACGTGGACCCGCTCCAGTACGCCTTCCTCGGGCCGATGGTGGGCGCGCTCATCCGCCCGGTCGGCGGCTGGATGTCCGACAAACTGGGCGGTGCCCGGGTCACTTTCTGGAACTTCGTGGTGATGATTGCAGCGGTCTTCGGTGTGGTCTATTTCCTGCCGGTGCTGGGCACGGAGGGCAATTTCTGGGGCTTCTTCGGCATGTTCATGCTGCTGTTCATCACAACCGGCGTGGGCAACGGCTCCACCTTCCGGATGATCCCGGTGATCTTCCGCAACATCCACGAGCGCGGTGCCGAGGGGCAGGGCGAGGAGGCCCGGCTCGCCGCCATCAAGGCCGCCAACAAGGAGTCCGCGGCGACGCTGGGGTTCAGCTCGGCGATCGCCGCCTACGGCGCGTTCTTCATCCCCAAGGCGTACGGCACCTCCATCGCCGTGACCGGCGGGCCGACGGCGGCGCTGTATGCCTTCGCCATCTACTACCTGACGTGCATCGCCGTGACCTGGTGGTTCTACCACCGCCGCGGCGCGGAGGCGCCGTGCTGA
- a CDS encoding nitrate reductase subunit alpha, which produces MSHFLDRLTFFKRVQDTFSGDLGQTTLEDRSWEKAYRQRWQHDKIVRSTHGVNCTGACSWKIYVKDGLVTWETQQTDYPRTRPGLPNHEPRGCARGASYSWYMYSANRLKYPMVRGRLLRLWREARKVHDDPVAAWESIVSIPEKADEYKRKRGLGGLVRADWDEVEEMIAAANVYTARDYGPDRIIGFSPIPAMSMVSYAAGARYLSLIGGACLSFYDWYCDLPPSSPMTWGEQTDVPESADWYNAKFLMMWGSNVPQTRTPDAHFMTEARYNGTKTVVVSPDYAEATKFGDLWLSPKQGTDAALGMALGHVILKEFHVDRQEPYFTDYCRRYTDMPLLVELEETPRGTAPGRFLRASDLEDGAGQKQHTEWKTLGIDGKSGDIVCPRGSIGFRWDESGRWNLEQKEGGGKGRNVELVLSLADGHDELATVAFPYFGGIEHEYFTANEQQDVLERKVPVRRLTLADGREVKVATVFDLMAAHYGVDRGFEGDDVPKSYEDDKPYTPAWQERITSVPAEHVIRVAREFADNAAKTNGKSMVILGAGLNHWYHMDMNYRAIINMLVMCGCIGQSGGGWAHYVGQEKLRPQTGWLPVAFALDWARPPRHMNGTSFWYAHSDQWRYEKLEVSEILSPLADPKDWGGSMIDYNVRAERMGWLPSAPQLGRNPLQVARDAAAAGMEPKDYVVEQLKSGELRMACEDPDNPANFPRNLFIWRSNLLGSSGKGHEYLLKHLLGTDDGVQEQDLGDEGFQRAEEVVWRDEAPRGKLDLLVTLDFRMSTTCLYSDIVLPTATWYEKNDLNTSDMHPFIHPLSEATDPAWEARSDWDIFKGLARKFSEVVPGHLGVEKDVVTVPLLHDTPGELGQPFDVKDWKRGECDPVPGKTMPNLVVVERDYPNTYERFTSVGPLLDKLGNGGKGISWNTESEVDYLGRLHGRHNGNGSDARPSMDTATQAADTIMSLAPETNGHVAVKAWEALGRFTGRDHRHLALSKEHEHIGFRDIVAQPRKIISSPTWSGIESEEVCYNAGWTNVHELIPWRTLTGRQQFYQDHSWMRAFGEGFVSYRPPVNTKTWKQLEGRRSNGNPELVLNWITPHQKWGIHSTYSDNLLMLTLSRGGPCIWISEVDAKKAGIEDNDWIEVFNVNGAVVARAVVSQRVREGMAMMYHAQERIVNTPGSEITGKRGGIHNSVTRAVLKPTHMIGGYAQLSYGFNYYGTVGSNRDEFVVARKMSRVDWLEGDDESILAQEYTR; this is translated from the coding sequence ATGAGCCACTTCCTCGACAGACTCACCTTCTTCAAGCGGGTGCAGGACACCTTCTCCGGCGATCTGGGGCAGACCACCCTGGAGGACCGCTCCTGGGAGAAGGCCTACCGCCAGCGCTGGCAGCACGACAAGATCGTGCGCTCCACCCACGGCGTGAACTGCACCGGGGCCTGCTCCTGGAAGATCTACGTCAAGGACGGCCTGGTCACCTGGGAGACCCAGCAGACCGACTACCCGCGCACGCGGCCCGGTCTGCCCAATCACGAGCCCCGGGGCTGCGCCCGCGGTGCGAGCTACTCCTGGTACATGTACAGCGCCAACCGCCTGAAGTACCCGATGGTGCGCGGGCGGCTGCTGCGGCTGTGGCGCGAGGCGCGCAAGGTCCACGACGACCCGGTGGCCGCCTGGGAGTCCATCGTCTCCATCCCCGAGAAGGCCGACGAGTACAAGCGCAAGCGCGGGCTGGGCGGCCTGGTGCGGGCGGACTGGGACGAGGTCGAGGAGATGATCGCCGCGGCCAATGTCTACACAGCCCGCGACTACGGGCCGGACCGCATCATCGGCTTCTCGCCGATCCCGGCCATGTCCATGGTCTCCTACGCCGCGGGTGCGCGTTACCTGTCCCTGATCGGCGGGGCCTGCCTGTCTTTCTACGACTGGTACTGCGACCTGCCCCCGAGCTCGCCCATGACCTGGGGCGAGCAGACGGACGTCCCCGAGTCGGCGGACTGGTACAACGCCAAGTTCCTGATGATGTGGGGCTCCAACGTGCCGCAGACGCGCACGCCGGACGCCCACTTCATGACCGAGGCGCGCTACAACGGCACCAAGACCGTGGTGGTCTCCCCCGACTACGCGGAGGCCACCAAGTTCGGCGACCTGTGGCTGTCGCCGAAGCAGGGCACGGACGCCGCCCTCGGCATGGCCCTCGGGCACGTGATCCTCAAGGAGTTCCACGTCGACCGCCAGGAGCCCTACTTCACCGACTACTGCCGGCGCTACACGGACATGCCGCTGCTGGTGGAGCTGGAGGAGACCCCGCGCGGTACCGCCCCCGGGCGCTTCCTGCGCGCCAGCGACCTGGAGGACGGCGCCGGGCAGAAGCAGCACACCGAGTGGAAGACCCTCGGCATCGACGGCAAGTCCGGCGACATCGTCTGCCCGCGGGGCTCGATCGGCTTCCGCTGGGACGAGAGCGGGCGCTGGAACCTGGAGCAGAAGGAGGGCGGCGGCAAGGGCCGCAACGTCGAGCTGGTGCTCTCGCTGGCCGACGGCCACGACGAGCTCGCCACCGTGGCCTTCCCCTACTTCGGTGGCATCGAGCACGAGTACTTCACCGCCAACGAGCAGCAGGACGTGCTCGAGCGCAAGGTGCCGGTGCGCCGGCTCACGCTGGCCGACGGCCGCGAGGTGAAGGTGGCCACGGTGTTCGACCTCATGGCCGCCCACTACGGCGTCGACCGCGGCTTCGAGGGTGACGACGTCCCCAAGTCCTACGAGGACGACAAGCCCTATACGCCGGCCTGGCAGGAGCGCATCACCAGCGTGCCGGCGGAGCACGTGATCCGGGTGGCCCGGGAGTTCGCCGACAACGCCGCGAAGACCAACGGCAAGTCCATGGTCATCCTCGGCGCCGGTCTGAACCACTGGTACCACATGGACATGAACTACCGCGCCATCATCAACATGCTGGTGATGTGCGGCTGCATCGGCCAGAGCGGGGGCGGCTGGGCCCACTACGTCGGCCAGGAGAAGCTGCGCCCGCAGACCGGCTGGCTGCCGGTGGCCTTCGCCCTGGACTGGGCGCGCCCGCCACGGCACATGAACGGCACCTCCTTCTGGTACGCGCACTCCGATCAGTGGCGCTACGAGAAGCTCGAGGTCTCCGAGATCCTCTCGCCGCTGGCCGATCCCAAGGACTGGGGCGGCAGCATGATCGACTACAACGTCCGCGCCGAGCGCATGGGCTGGCTGCCCTCGGCTCCCCAGCTTGGACGCAACCCGCTGCAGGTCGCCCGGGACGCCGCGGCTGCGGGCATGGAGCCGAAGGACTACGTGGTCGAGCAGCTCAAGAGCGGCGAGCTGCGCATGGCCTGCGAGGACCCGGACAACCCGGCCAATTTTCCGCGCAACCTCTTCATCTGGCGCTCAAACCTGCTCGGCTCGAGCGGCAAGGGTCACGAGTACCTGCTCAAGCACCTGCTCGGCACCGACGATGGCGTCCAGGAGCAGGACCTCGGCGACGAGGGCTTCCAGCGTGCCGAGGAGGTGGTCTGGCGGGACGAGGCCCCCCGCGGCAAGCTCGATCTGCTGGTGACCCTGGACTTCCGCATGTCCACCACCTGCCTGTACTCGGACATCGTCCTGCCGACGGCGACCTGGTACGAGAAGAACGACCTCAACACCTCGGACATGCACCCGTTCATCCACCCGCTCTCCGAGGCCACCGATCCGGCCTGGGAGGCGCGCAGCGACTGGGACATCTTCAAGGGTCTCGCGCGCAAGTTCTCGGAGGTGGTGCCGGGGCATCTCGGGGTGGAGAAGGACGTGGTCACCGTGCCGCTGCTCCACGACACCCCGGGGGAGCTCGGTCAGCCCTTCGACGTCAAGGACTGGAAGCGGGGCGAGTGCGATCCGGTGCCGGGCAAGACCATGCCCAACCTGGTCGTCGTGGAGCGGGACTATCCCAACACCTACGAGCGCTTCACCAGCGTCGGGCCGTTGCTGGACAAGCTTGGCAACGGCGGCAAGGGCATCAGCTGGAACACCGAGTCGGAGGTGGACTACCTCGGCCGGCTGCACGGGCGCCACAACGGCAACGGCAGCGATGCGCGTCCGAGCATGGACACGGCCACCCAGGCCGCGGACACCATCATGTCCCTCGCCCCGGAGACCAACGGCCATGTGGCGGTCAAGGCGTGGGAGGCGCTCGGCAGGTTCACCGGGCGCGATCACCGGCACCTGGCCCTGTCCAAGGAGCACGAGCACATCGGTTTCCGCGACATTGTCGCCCAGCCGCGCAAGATCATCTCCTCGCCCACCTGGTCGGGCATCGAGTCGGAGGAGGTCTGCTACAACGCCGGCTGGACCAACGTCCACGAGCTGATCCCCTGGCGCACCCTCACCGGGCGCCAGCAGTTCTACCAGGACCACTCCTGGATGCGGGCCTTCGGCGAGGGCTTCGTGAGCTACCGCCCGCCGGTGAACACCAAGACCTGGAAGCAGCTCGAGGGCCGGCGCTCCAACGGCAATCCGGAGCTGGTGCTGAACTGGATCACCCCGCATCAGAAGTGGGGCATCCACAGCACCTACAGCGACAACCTGCTGATGCTCACGCTCTCGCGGGGCGGGCCCTGCATCTGGATCTCGGAGGTGGACGCGAAGAAGGCCGGCATTGAGGACAACGACTGGATCGAGGTCTTCAACGTCAACGGCGCGGTGGTGGCCCGGGCGGTGGTTTCCCAGCGCGTCCGCGAGGGCATGGCGATGATGTACCACGCCCAGGAGCGGATCGTGAACACGCCCGGATCCGAGATCACCGGCAAACGCGGCGGCATCCACAACTCCGTCACCCGGGCGGTGCTCAAGCCGACCCACATGATCGGCGGCTATGCCCAGCTCTCCTACGGCTTCAACTACTACGGGACGGTGGGCTCCAACCGCGACGAGTTCGTGGTGGCCCGCAAGATGTCCCGGGTCGACTGGCTGGAGGGCGATGACGAAAGCATCCTGGCACAGGAGTACACGCGATGA
- the narH gene encoding nitrate reductase subunit beta: MKVRAQIGKVLNLDKCIGCHTCSVTCKNVWTSREGMEYAWFNNVESKPGIGYPKDWENQARWRGGWERTGNGKGTLRPKQGGKWRLLANIFANPHLPEIDDYYEPFNYDYQRLHTAPESKAQPTAKPYSAITGLPMDKIEWGPNWEEILGGEFEKRSQDYNFQQVQKEIYGQFENTFLMYLPRLCEHCLNPTCVASCPSGAIYKREEDGIVLIDQDKCRGWRMCISGCPYKKIYYNWQSGKSEKCTFCYPRIEAGQPTVCSETCVGRIRYLGVLLYDADAIAEAAATPNEQDLYEAQLRVFLDPNDPEVIAQARKDGVPDSWLEAAKVSPVWKMAMDWKVAFPLHPEYRTLPMVWYVPPLSPIQSAADAGNVGMDGLIPDVKSLRIPLKYLANMLTAGDERPVAHALERMLAMRVYKRGQTVDGVEHTEVLENVGLTPAQLEDMYRIMALADYEDRFVIPTAHRELSTEDPYGDRSGCGFSFGDGCNTTGVTSPNLFGSKSPRKRKFPNRDELLARAKQVS; this comes from the coding sequence ATGAAGGTCCGCGCGCAGATCGGCAAGGTCCTCAACCTCGACAAGTGCATCGGCTGCCACACCTGCTCGGTGACGTGCAAGAACGTCTGGACCTCGCGGGAGGGCATGGAATACGCCTGGTTCAACAACGTCGAGAGCAAGCCCGGCATCGGCTACCCCAAGGACTGGGAGAACCAGGCCCGCTGGCGTGGCGGCTGGGAGCGCACCGGCAACGGCAAGGGCACGCTGCGCCCGAAGCAGGGCGGCAAGTGGCGGCTGCTCGCCAACATCTTCGCCAACCCGCACCTGCCGGAGATCGACGACTACTACGAGCCCTTCAACTACGACTATCAGCGCCTGCACACCGCTCCCGAGTCCAAGGCGCAGCCCACGGCGAAGCCCTACTCGGCCATCACCGGGCTGCCCATGGACAAGATCGAGTGGGGCCCGAACTGGGAGGAGATCCTCGGCGGCGAGTTCGAGAAGCGCTCCCAGGACTACAACTTCCAGCAGGTGCAGAAGGAGATCTACGGGCAGTTCGAGAACACCTTCCTCATGTACCTGCCGCGGCTCTGCGAGCACTGCCTCAACCCCACGTGCGTCGCGAGCTGCCCGAGTGGGGCAATCTACAAGCGTGAGGAGGACGGCATCGTCCTGATCGACCAGGACAAGTGCCGCGGCTGGCGGATGTGCATCTCCGGCTGCCCGTACAAGAAGATCTACTACAACTGGCAGTCCGGAAAGTCCGAGAAGTGCACCTTCTGCTACCCGCGGATCGAGGCGGGTCAGCCGACGGTGTGCTCGGAGACCTGTGTCGGCCGCATCCGCTACCTGGGTGTGCTGCTCTATGACGCCGACGCCATCGCCGAAGCGGCCGCCACCCCCAACGAGCAGGACCTCTACGAGGCGCAGCTGCGGGTATTCCTCGACCCCAACGACCCGGAGGTCATCGCCCAGGCCCGCAAGGACGGCGTGCCGGACTCCTGGCTGGAGGCGGCCAAGGTCTCGCCGGTGTGGAAGATGGCCATGGACTGGAAGGTGGCCTTCCCGCTGCACCCCGAGTACCGGACGCTGCCCATGGTCTGGTACGTGCCGCCGCTCTCGCCCATTCAGTCGGCGGCGGATGCGGGCAACGTCGGCATGGACGGGCTCATCCCGGACGTGAAGTCCCTGCGCATCCCGCTCAAGTACCTCGCCAACATGCTCACCGCCGGCGACGAGCGCCCCGTCGCCCACGCCCTGGAGCGCATGCTCGCCATGCGCGTGTACAAGCGCGGGCAGACCGTGGACGGCGTCGAGCACACCGAGGTGCTGGAGAACGTGGGCCTGACCCCGGCGCAGCTTGAGGACATGTACCGCATCATGGCGCTCGCCGACTACGAGGACCGCTTCGTCATCCCCACGGCGCACCGCGAGCTCTCCACCGAGGATCCGTACGGGGATCGCAGCGGCTGCGGCTTCAGCTTCGGCGACGGCTGCAACACCACCGGTGTCACCAGCCCGAACCTGTTCGGCTCGAAGAGCCCGCGCAAGCGGAAGTTCCCCAACCGCGACGAGCTGCTGGCCCGCGCGAAGCAGGTCTCGTGA
- the narJ gene encoding nitrate reductase molybdenum cofactor assembly chaperone: MHTFKVIGLLLHYPDEQLVAHTRELGEALDVEGLVAGRCREGFERLLERLRARDLLDLQAEYVETFDRGRARSLHLFEHVHGESRDRGQAMVDLQQVYRENGFQIASRELPDYLPLFLEFLSTLELEAAAAWLEETGPLLAVLHARLAEDGNPYAVVFEPLLALAGCEPEDAELRARVAAQPPDNTAEALDRVWMEEPVTFGPEGGCPSARPQRKTTPIQWAERRQQAR, translated from the coding sequence ATGCATACGTTCAAGGTGATCGGCCTGCTGCTGCACTACCCGGACGAGCAGCTCGTGGCCCATACCCGCGAGCTCGGCGAGGCCCTCGATGTGGAGGGCCTGGTGGCCGGCCGCTGCCGGGAGGGCTTCGAGCGGCTGCTGGAGCGGCTGCGCGCCCGGGATCTGCTCGATCTGCAGGCGGAGTACGTGGAGACCTTCGACCGCGGCCGGGCCCGGTCGCTGCATCTCTTCGAACATGTGCACGGCGAGTCGCGGGACCGCGGCCAGGCCATGGTGGACCTGCAGCAGGTATACCGGGAGAACGGCTTCCAGATCGCGAGCCGGGAGCTGCCCGACTACCTGCCGCTGTTCCTCGAGTTCCTGTCGACGCTGGAGCTGGAGGCCGCGGCGGCCTGGCTGGAGGAGACCGGGCCACTGCTCGCCGTCCTCCACGCCCGGCTCGCCGAGGACGGCAACCCGTACGCGGTGGTCTTCGAGCCGCTGCTGGCGCTCGCCGGCTGTGAGCCGGAGGACGCCGAGCTGCGGGCGCGGGTGGCGGCGCAGCCGCCGGACAACACGGCCGAGGCGCTGGACCGGGTCTGGATGGAAGAGCCGGTGACCTTCGGACCCGAGGGCGGCTGCCCCTCGGCCCGGCCCCAGCGCAAGACCACGCCCATCCAGTGGGCGGAGCGCCGCCAGCAGGCCCGCTGA
- the narI gene encoding respiratory nitrate reductase subunit gamma, with translation MEFLNNLLFGYFPYVAGTVFLAGSLVRFDMSQYTWKTNTSQLLDSSRRFQIANNLFHAGMILLFFGHFFGMLTPPAVYHAIGISTSFKQVASMTAGGLFGILALVGGAFLLHRRLTNPRVRRTSSQGDVFILVLLYVQLILGMGTIFVSVDHLDGSTMLLLTGWAQKIVTFQPGAAEMIAGVHWIYKLHIFLGLVVFLVFPFTRLVHIWSVPYTYIARRYQIVRQRSA, from the coding sequence ATGGAATTCCTGAACAACCTTCTCTTCGGCTACTTCCCGTACGTCGCCGGAACCGTGTTCCTCGCCGGGAGCCTGGTGCGCTTCGACATGAGCCAGTACACCTGGAAGACCAACACCAGCCAGCTGCTGGACTCCAGCCGGCGCTTCCAGATCGCCAACAACCTGTTCCACGCCGGGATGATCCTGCTCTTTTTCGGGCACTTCTTCGGCATGCTGACCCCGCCGGCGGTCTACCACGCCATCGGCATCAGCACCTCGTTCAAGCAGGTGGCCTCGATGACGGCGGGTGGCCTGTTCGGCATTCTGGCGCTGGTCGGTGGAGCCTTCCTGCTGCACCGGCGGCTGACCAACCCACGGGTGCGGCGCACGAGCTCCCAGGGCGACGTGTTCATCCTGGTGCTGCTCTACGTCCAGCTCATCCTCGGCATGGGCACGATCTTCGTCTCCGTGGACCATCTGGACGGCTCGACCATGCTGCTGCTCACCGGCTGGGCGCAGAAGATCGTGACCTTCCAGCCGGGCGCGGCGGAGATGATTGCGGGCGTGCACTGGATCTACAAGCTGCACATCTTCCTGGGGCTGGTGGTGTTCCTGGTGTTCCCGTTCACCCGGCTCGTGCACATCTGGAGCGTGCCCTACACCTACATCGCGCGTCGCTACCAGATCGTGCGCCAGCGCAGCGCGTGA
- a CDS encoding peptidylprolyl isomerase, whose product MRTEAAMPITVNGVEISDHAVNVESAHYEGGDIRERQHQAAVALVVRELLRQRADELGLPQEEDEERRLDALLAEDAPVPTADEAACRAYYDKNPERFTTSPVLVARHILLPAHPDDLEEQDRQRDLAERLIASLQTDPEAFPALAREHSACPSREEGGYLGQLERGSTVPELDEVLLRQPEGLCTRPLGSRYGWHVVEVLQRAEGRQQPYDAVRARIAEYLTERTRRRAIRQYIAVLAGAAEIEGIELETADSPLVQ is encoded by the coding sequence ATGAGGACCGAGGCCGCCATGCCCATTACCGTCAATGGCGTCGAGATCAGTGACCACGCCGTCAACGTCGAGTCCGCCCACTACGAGGGCGGGGACATCCGCGAGCGCCAGCACCAGGCCGCCGTGGCCCTGGTGGTGCGCGAGCTGCTGCGCCAGCGGGCCGACGAGCTCGGCCTGCCGCAAGAGGAGGACGAGGAGCGGCGCCTGGATGCGCTGCTTGCCGAGGACGCGCCCGTGCCCACCGCCGACGAGGCGGCCTGCCGCGCCTACTACGACAAGAACCCGGAGCGCTTCACCACCTCGCCGGTGCTGGTGGCGCGTCATATCCTGCTGCCCGCCCACCCGGACGACCTGGAGGAGCAGGACCGCCAGCGCGACCTGGCCGAGCGCCTGATCGCCAGCCTGCAGACGGACCCCGAGGCCTTCCCGGCGCTCGCCCGGGAGCACTCCGCCTGCCCGTCGCGGGAGGAGGGCGGCTACCTCGGCCAGCTCGAGCGCGGCTCCACCGTGCCCGAGCTCGACGAGGTGCTGCTGCGCCAGCCCGAGGGCCTGTGCACCCGGCCGCTCGGCAGCCGTTATGGCTGGCACGTGGTAGAGGTGCTGCAGCGCGCCGAGGGCCGCCAGCAGCCCTACGACGCGGTGCGCGCACGGATCGCGGAGTACCTCACCGAGCGCACGCGGCGGCGGGCGATACGCCAGTACATCGCGGTGCTGGCGGGGGCAGCGGAGATCGAGGGCATCGAGCTGGAGACAGCGGACTCGCCCCTGGTGCAGTGA
- a CDS encoding class I SAM-dependent methyltransferase, whose protein sequence is MPQPIHRVTFFQGFLRNPKQVGSIIPSSRFLERRIVRTTAASSARTLVELGPGTGGTTRAVLDAMPADSRLLAIEANAEFARVLEEFDDPRLIPHHGSAEDIADILREHELPAPEVVFSGIPFSTMPKAVGQGIIRAVWDSLAEGGRFVAYQFRDQVMVLGRELLGDPEVELELLNVPPMHFYSWHKPNGAAGNGHAV, encoded by the coding sequence ATGCCGCAACCGATCCACCGAGTCACCTTTTTCCAGGGGTTTCTGCGCAACCCGAAGCAGGTGGGCTCGATCATCCCCAGCTCCCGCTTCCTCGAGCGGCGCATCGTGCGCACCACCGCCGCCAGTAGCGCAAGAACGCTCGTGGAGCTCGGCCCGGGTACCGGCGGGACCACCCGTGCCGTGCTCGACGCCATGCCTGCGGACTCACGTCTGCTGGCCATCGAGGCGAATGCCGAGTTCGCCCGCGTGCTCGAGGAGTTCGACGATCCGCGACTGATCCCGCACCACGGCAGCGCCGAGGACATCGCCGACATCCTGCGCGAGCACGAGCTGCCCGCTCCGGAGGTGGTCTTCTCCGGGATCCCGTTCTCCACCATGCCGAAGGCGGTTGGGCAGGGCATTATCCGCGCCGTCTGGGATTCCCTCGCCGAGGGTGGCCGCTTCGTCGCCTATCAGTTCCGCGACCAGGTCATGGTGCTGGGCCGCGAGCTGCTGGGGGACCCGGAAGTGGAGCTCGAGCTGCTCAACGTCCCGCCCATGCACTTCTACAGCTGGCACAAGCCGAACGGCGCCGCCGGCAACGGCCACGCCGTGTGA